In a single window of the Candidatus Marinarcus aquaticus genome:
- a CDS encoding SEL1-like repeat protein, which yields MKRVILSTFILLGTLAFADPIDDFNQGKYAYEDKNYIEAAYWFKKAAKEGEPYAQTHLATMYFLGQGIKQDYKEALYWYENAASQGNPTAQLNLGHMYKNAIGTTQDYKEAFYWFEKAALWGDAYAQFQLGQLYEKGLGVPADTALAFQWYEKSAQQGKKEAQYALGVMYENGLGVKKEESKAYYWYKKAALQGHAYAQLASGYMLENGLGIQPDYALAFNWYEKAAKQNLPSAKYNLANLYFNGLGIEQNYKEALHWYEEAAKQKDVNAQVNTAYMYDVGKGTQKDATKAFFWYEKAAQKENATAQQNLAIMYAMGEGVKQDYAQALTWYEKAAKAGKAVAQNNLAQLYFEGLGVEKDYAKAYKWFKEAARQGVDNAQFYLGEIYLKGYDTIVNVPNAVMWYEKAANQGNIKAQYRLGEIYFYGKFIDQDYNKAFTWYEKAASQNDVNAQVNVGYLYFNGLGVQKDYEKAYFWYKKAALQGNDIAQFNIGNLYYDGLGVKQDYLQAMSWYEQAAQKENLKAQLNLAYMYYDGLGVSIDYAKALSWYEKAALQNSAAAQANLGYMYYAGKGVVQDYEKAFTWYEKAALQGEKTSQFSIGYMYEFGQAVPFDYEKAVQWYEKAAKQGHIEAQTRLDKLLKSKEEEKKDETEVAQTAEDKEAQKSGRNK from the coding sequence ATGAAACGAGTTATCCTTTCGACTTTTATTCTGTTGGGTACATTAGCATTTGCAGACCCCATTGATGATTTTAATCAAGGGAAGTATGCATATGAAGATAAAAACTACATTGAAGCTGCTTATTGGTTTAAAAAAGCAGCCAAAGAGGGAGAACCGTACGCTCAAACGCACTTAGCCACCATGTACTTTTTGGGACAAGGGATCAAACAAGATTATAAAGAGGCGCTTTATTGGTATGAAAATGCTGCTTCACAAGGTAATCCTACGGCACAACTCAATTTGGGGCACATGTATAAAAATGCCATTGGAACCACACAAGATTATAAAGAGGCGTTTTATTGGTTTGAAAAAGCCGCACTTTGGGGTGATGCGTATGCACAGTTTCAACTGGGACAACTCTATGAAAAAGGTTTAGGGGTACCTGCTGATACTGCTTTAGCTTTTCAATGGTATGAAAAATCAGCACAACAAGGAAAAAAAGAGGCACAATATGCACTTGGTGTGATGTATGAGAATGGTTTGGGGGTAAAAAAAGAGGAGAGCAAAGCGTATTATTGGTATAAAAAAGCGGCACTACAGGGGCATGCGTATGCACAACTGGCATCGGGGTACATGCTTGAAAATGGTTTGGGCATCCAACCTGATTATGCCTTGGCGTTTAATTGGTACGAAAAAGCGGCCAAACAAAACTTGCCTTCTGCAAAATATAACTTAGCCAATCTCTATTTTAATGGTTTGGGCATTGAGCAAAACTATAAAGAGGCACTTCACTGGTATGAAGAGGCTGCCAAACAAAAAGATGTCAATGCACAAGTCAATACGGCGTATATGTATGATGTAGGAAAAGGGACTCAGAAAGACGCTACTAAAGCCTTTTTTTGGTATGAAAAAGCCGCCCAAAAAGAGAATGCAACAGCACAGCAAAATTTAGCCATCATGTATGCGATGGGTGAGGGTGTGAAACAAGATTATGCACAAGCATTGACTTGGTATGAAAAAGCAGCCAAAGCTGGAAAAGCCGTTGCTCAAAACAATCTGGCGCAACTTTACTTTGAAGGTTTAGGTGTAGAAAAAGATTATGCTAAAGCCTATAAATGGTTTAAAGAAGCCGCACGTCAAGGCGTAGATAACGCACAATTTTATTTAGGTGAGATTTATCTTAAAGGGTACGATACCATTGTCAATGTTCCAAACGCCGTGATGTGGTATGAAAAAGCGGCCAATCAAGGTAATATTAAAGCGCAATATCGACTGGGTGAAATCTATTTTTATGGCAAATTCATTGACCAAGATTACAATAAAGCTTTTACATGGTATGAAAAAGCCGCTTCACAAAATGACGTGAATGCACAAGTGAATGTGGGTTATTTATATTTCAATGGCTTGGGTGTGCAAAAAGATTATGAAAAGGCCTATTTTTGGTATAAAAAAGCGGCACTGCAAGGCAATGATATTGCTCAGTTTAATATTGGAAATCTCTATTATGACGGTTTAGGGGTCAAACAAGATTATCTTCAAGCCATGAGTTGGTATGAACAAGCCGCACAAAAAGAGAATTTAAAAGCACAACTGAATTTGGCGTATATGTATTATGATGGTTTGGGTGTGAGCATTGATTATGCCAAAGCCTTAAGTTGGTATGAAAAAGCAGCACTGCAAAACAGTGCAGCAGCACAAGCCAATTTGGGTTATATGTATTATGCCGGTAAAGGGGTGGTTCAGGACTACGAAAAAGCTTTTACATGGTATGAAAAAGCGGCACTGCAAGGTGAAAAAACATCGCAATTCTCTATTGGATACATGTATGAGTTTGGACAAGCTGTCCCTTTTGATTATGAAAAAGCAGTACAGTGGTATGAAAAAGCCGCCAAACAAGGTCATATTGAAGCGCAAACGCGTTTAGATAAACTGCTCAAAAGCAAAGAAGAAGAGAAAAAAGATGAGACAGAGGTTGCCCAAACAGCTGAAGATAAGGAAGCCCAAAAGAGTGGGCGAAATAAATAG
- a CDS encoding bacteriohemerythrin yields MTIISPQSWSRVYSVGHKKIDNEHKIIFLLCDKLIYHAEDMNTIKEVLKEIIDYTKTHFKHEEKYMVEIAYPEFLTHQKEHKKLVRFLANFIENIGHYSRFEIKEALLDFIQSYFVGHILEHDKKFFHFRRPIHDLKKIFMWQDVYRVGHEKIDYEHQKLFEIAFKALDISIQDKHNSKFKATIVDLYDYMKYHFENEEEYMQSIRYKYLTYHRKLHLNIIQEMNNFIRLVPTLPKEKVDRKLIEYMDIWLVNHIVFEDKRLIKKD; encoded by the coding sequence ATGACAATCATCTCACCCCAAAGTTGGTCAAGAGTCTACTCAGTTGGTCACAAAAAAATTGACAATGAACACAAAATCATATTTTTGTTATGTGATAAACTGATTTATCACGCAGAAGATATGAACACCATCAAAGAGGTACTCAAAGAGATTATTGACTACACTAAAACGCATTTTAAACATGAAGAAAAGTATATGGTCGAGATTGCGTACCCTGAATTTTTGACACACCAAAAAGAGCATAAAAAACTGGTTCGTTTTTTAGCTAATTTTATTGAGAATATTGGACATTATTCAAGATTTGAGATCAAAGAAGCGCTTTTAGATTTTATCCAAAGCTATTTTGTGGGACATATTTTAGAACACGACAAAAAATTCTTTCATTTCAGACGTCCCATTCATGATCTCAAAAAAATATTTATGTGGCAAGATGTTTATAGAGTAGGTCATGAAAAAATCGATTATGAACATCAAAAACTTTTTGAAATCGCTTTTAAAGCTCTGGACATCTCTATTCAAGATAAACACAATTCAAAATTTAAAGCAACCATTGTTGATTTGTATGATTACATGAAATATCATTTTGAAAATGAAGAGGAGTATATGCAGAGCATCCGTTATAAATACCTGACTTACCATCGTAAACTGCATTTAAATATCATTCAAGAGATGAACAACTTCATACGACTTGTGCCCACTTTACCCAAAGAAAAAGTGGACAGAAAACTCATAGAGTATATGGACATATGGTTGGTCAATCATATTGTGTTTGAAGATAAACGTTTAATCAAAAAAGATTAG
- a CDS encoding saccharopine dehydrogenase family protein: MKKGILIIGAGGVSRVATVKCAMNIDTFEKITLASRTVSKCDAIAEDIKKNQGVDIDTASVDADNVPELVALIKKVNPKLVLNVALPYQDLTIMDACTQCGVDYVDTANYEHPDEAKFEYKEQWAKNEQFKDANVMALLGSGFDPGVTGVFCAYAQQNLFDEIHFIDIMDCNAGDHGYPFATNFNPEINLREVSANGRYWEEGKWIETKPLEIRVEHDYPEVGVKPSYLLYHEELESLSKNIKGLKRIRFFMTFGDSYIAHMNCLQNVGMLGIESVMHKGVEIIPIEFLTTLLPDPASLGPRTVGKTNIGCIIEGLKDGKKKKIYIYNVCDHQECYKETGAQAVSYTTGVPAMIGSKLLYKGVWKNTGVFNIEEFDAKPFMDELMTQGLPWKILELE, encoded by the coding sequence ATGAAAAAAGGTATTTTAATTATCGGTGCAGGTGGAGTAAGTCGTGTTGCCACAGTGAAGTGTGCTATGAATATCGATACATTTGAAAAGATTACTTTAGCTTCAAGAACCGTGTCGAAATGTGATGCGATTGCTGAAGATATTAAGAAAAATCAAGGTGTAGATATTGATACAGCTTCCGTTGATGCTGATAATGTACCTGAATTGGTGGCACTGATTAAAAAAGTTAATCCAAAGCTGGTTTTAAATGTGGCGTTGCCCTATCAAGATTTAACAATTATGGACGCGTGTACGCAATGTGGTGTTGATTATGTGGATACTGCAAACTATGAGCACCCAGATGAAGCAAAATTTGAGTACAAAGAGCAATGGGCAAAGAATGAGCAATTTAAAGATGCCAATGTAATGGCACTTTTAGGAAGTGGTTTTGACCCAGGAGTTACGGGTGTTTTTTGTGCATATGCGCAACAAAATCTCTTTGATGAGATTCATTTCATCGATATCATGGATTGTAATGCAGGTGACCACGGGTATCCTTTTGCAACCAACTTTAACCCAGAGATCAACTTACGAGAAGTGAGTGCCAATGGTCGATACTGGGAAGAGGGAAAATGGATTGAGACCAAACCACTTGAAATCAGAGTAGAGCATGATTATCCAGAAGTAGGGGTGAAACCATCATACTTACTTTACCATGAAGAGTTAGAGTCATTAAGTAAAAATATCAAAGGTCTGAAAAGAATTCGATTTTTTATGACATTTGGTGATTCATATATTGCGCACATGAACTGCTTACAAAATGTAGGTATGTTAGGAATTGAGTCAGTCATGCACAAAGGTGTTGAGATCATCCCTATTGAGTTTTTAACGACACTTTTACCCGATCCAGCAAGTTTAGGACCACGAACTGTGGGTAAAACAAACATTGGGTGTATCATTGAAGGTTTAAAAGATGGAAAGAAAAAGAAAATTTACATCTATAATGTGTGTGACCACCAAGAGTGTTACAAAGAGACGGGAGCCCAAGCGGTGAGTTATACGACGGGAGTACCTGCTATGATTGGTTCAAAGTTATTGTACAAAGGTGTTTGGAAAAACACAGGTGTATTTAACATTGAAGAGTTTGACGCGAAGCCATTTATGGATGAGTTGATGACGCAAGGCTTACCTTGGAAAATCCTAGAACTAGAATAA
- the rd gene encoding rubredoxin: MQKYICTVCDYIYDPALGDEESGIAAGTAFEDLPDDWECPDCGVGKDDFEPYNEED; this comes from the coding sequence ATGCAAAAATATATTTGTACCGTATGTGATTATATTTATGACCCAGCTTTGGGCGATGAAGAGAGTGGAATTGCAGCAGGAACTGCATTTGAAGATCTGCCTGATGATTGGGAATGTCCTGATTGTGGGGTTGGAAAAGATGACTTTGAACCATACAATGAAGAGGATTAG
- the nspC gene encoding carboxynorspermidine decarboxylase has product MENLENLPSPSFVCEEKLLRKNLELLKQVQEEAGVKILLALKGFALWSTFDMCKEYLQGCCASGLNEALLAKEEFGKEVHTYSPAFKEDEIDTILEISNHVVFNSFAQFQKYKEKAVGKTSCGLRINPEYSSVEVDLYNPCAPFSRLGITKANFKPELLDGIEGLHFHALCEQNVDALEGALAAFEKNFAAYLPQMKWMNFGGGHHITREDYDVQGLIKLLKAFKSRYPHLEVYLEPGEAVGWQTGFLMATVLDVVDNGMPLAILDTSAEAHMPDTLAMPYHAAIRGAGLPNEKAYTYRLGGNTCLAGDIIGDYSFDKPLQEGDKIILEDMIHYTMVKTTTFNGINLPSIVLQKEDGCYQVVKNFGYNDYKCRLS; this is encoded by the coding sequence ATCGAAAATTTAGAAAATTTACCCTCTCCAAGCTTTGTTTGTGAAGAGAAACTGTTACGTAAAAACCTAGAACTGCTGAAACAGGTACAAGAGGAAGCAGGTGTTAAAATCTTACTTGCACTTAAAGGGTTTGCACTTTGGTCAACTTTTGATATGTGCAAAGAGTATTTGCAAGGATGCTGTGCCAGTGGTTTAAATGAAGCCTTGCTTGCAAAAGAGGAGTTTGGTAAAGAGGTGCACACCTATTCGCCTGCATTTAAAGAGGATGAGATTGATACAATTTTAGAGATTTCAAACCATGTGGTCTTTAACTCGTTTGCACAGTTTCAAAAATATAAAGAAAAAGCCGTGGGGAAAACCTCATGCGGTTTACGAATTAATCCTGAGTACTCCAGTGTTGAAGTCGATTTATACAATCCTTGTGCTCCTTTTTCACGTCTTGGTATTACAAAAGCCAACTTTAAACCTGAACTGCTTGATGGCATAGAAGGGTTGCATTTTCATGCTTTGTGTGAACAAAATGTGGATGCTTTAGAAGGGGCATTGGCTGCATTTGAGAAAAACTTTGCAGCATATCTGCCTCAAATGAAGTGGATGAATTTTGGTGGAGGTCACCACATCACACGTGAAGATTATGATGTGCAAGGGCTTATTAAACTTTTAAAAGCATTTAAAAGCAGGTATCCACACTTAGAGGTCTATTTAGAACCAGGTGAAGCCGTTGGTTGGCAAACAGGGTTTTTAATGGCGACCGTTTTAGATGTGGTGGATAATGGAATGCCATTGGCGATTTTAGACACCTCTGCTGAAGCACACATGCCTGATACTTTGGCTATGCCATATCATGCAGCCATTCGAGGTGCAGGCTTACCTAATGAAAAGGCATATACGTATAGATTGGGTGGAAACACTTGTTTAGCAGGAGATATTATTGGTGATTATTCGTTTGATAAACCACTGCAAGAAGGGGATAAAATCATATTGGAAGATATGATTCATTATACTATGGTTAAAACCACGACGTTTAATGGTATCAACTTGCCAAGCATTGTGCTTCAAAAAGAGGATGGTTGTTACCAAGTTGTAAAAAACTTTGGCTACAATGACTATAAGTGCCGACTATCGTAA
- the ppk2 gene encoding polyphosphate kinase 2: protein MGQDRSIIKDEFSDMEVIDSSKDIKHNYNDQSREREPMAEKDDGEKKIQIWVRKETLLYQKELTQLQIELLKLQNHVKDQGLKVLIIFEGRDAAGKGGTIKRITEHLNPRGARIVALEKPSDIEKTQWYFQRYTKHLPSAGEIVLFDRSWYNRGGVEPVMGFCTPEEHEEFLNEVPEFEKMLVNSGIILIKFYFSVSKREQKKRFEKRKVDPLKQYKLTPVDEKSQKLWNEYSAAKYTMLSASNTAFAPWTIVRSDNKKKARINSIKYILKQIDYPNKTLKEKLKLDKRIVLSGTDEIERIERKKGIK, encoded by the coding sequence ATGGGTCAAGACAGAAGTATTATAAAAGATGAATTCTCTGATATGGAGGTCATCGACAGTTCCAAAGATATTAAGCACAACTACAATGATCAAAGTCGTGAACGTGAACCCATGGCTGAAAAAGATGATGGTGAAAAAAAGATTCAGATTTGGGTTCGAAAAGAGACCCTGCTGTATCAAAAAGAGCTGACTCAACTGCAAATTGAACTGCTTAAACTTCAAAACCATGTGAAAGATCAGGGTTTAAAAGTGTTGATTATTTTTGAAGGTCGGGATGCGGCTGGAAAGGGTGGTACGATTAAACGTATTACAGAGCATCTGAACCCAAGGGGCGCACGTATTGTGGCATTGGAAAAACCAAGTGATATTGAAAAAACACAATGGTATTTCCAACGTTACACCAAACACTTACCCAGTGCAGGTGAGATTGTACTGTTTGACCGAAGTTGGTATAACCGTGGGGGTGTTGAGCCTGTGATGGGGTTTTGTACACCTGAAGAACACGAAGAGTTTTTAAATGAGGTACCGGAGTTTGAAAAAATGTTGGTCAATTCTGGTATTATTCTGATAAAATTCTACTTCTCCGTTTCTAAAAGAGAACAGAAAAAACGATTTGAAAAACGAAAAGTAGACCCTTTAAAACAGTATAAACTCACTCCTGTAGATGAGAAGTCTCAAAAACTTTGGAATGAATACTCTGCTGCAAAATATACGATGCTTTCTGCATCTAATACGGCATTTGCACCGTGGACCATTGTACGCAGTGATAACAAAAAGAAGGCACGAATAAACTCTATTAAGTATATATTAAAACAGATTGATTACCCAAATAAGACTCTTAAGGAGAAACTCAAATTGGATAAACGTATTGTCTTAAGTGGTACAGATGAGATAGAGCGAATAGAAAGGAAAAAAGGTATTAAATGA
- the ppk2 gene encoding polyphosphate kinase 2, with protein sequence MNLSDFKKTDYSGLYISKATHPTFGKKYVARFQHNKKRYVKVLGYTQKDNLTKKTAISLLQKFKASLEIDDNIEAKNITINPKNNEVKLDKGIADLKEENQFLRGLLGDEYKNVNIDVLKDGIQKIYDLEELKEYQIELIKLQEHLEKQNQRMIILFEGRDASGKGGAIRRITRYMNNKHYRVVALGKPTETQKNQWFLQRYIEHFPTGGEIVLFDRSWYNRAMVEPIFGFCSQEEYEIFMEDVVNFEQDLVRQGMILIKLYFSVSKAEQKRRFDRRINDPLRQWKFSEVDMQAQDLWGEFSEKKYEMLKRTNSRSAPWNIVRSDNKHLARLEAMKTILNSVDYEGRNYSLDFQPREDINISVQRELLQMRKSQNY encoded by the coding sequence ATGAACTTAAGTGATTTTAAAAAGACAGATTATAGTGGTTTATATATTTCAAAAGCAACGCACCCAACATTTGGGAAAAAATATGTTGCACGATTTCAACACAATAAAAAAAGATATGTAAAAGTTTTAGGCTATACACAAAAAGACAATTTAACGAAGAAAACGGCTATTAGTTTACTTCAAAAGTTTAAGGCATCACTTGAAATTGATGATAATATTGAAGCAAAAAACATCACCATCAATCCAAAAAACAATGAAGTGAAACTCGATAAAGGTATTGCTGATCTTAAAGAAGAAAACCAATTTTTAAGAGGTTTACTCGGTGATGAGTATAAAAATGTCAACATTGATGTACTTAAAGATGGTATTCAAAAGATTTATGATTTAGAAGAGTTAAAAGAGTATCAAATTGAGTTGATTAAACTGCAAGAGCATTTAGAGAAACAAAATCAAAGAATGATTATTCTTTTCGAGGGGCGTGATGCTTCTGGAAAAGGGGGTGCCATTCGGCGAATTACTCGATATATGAACAACAAACATTATCGAGTCGTTGCACTTGGTAAACCAACAGAGACACAAAAGAATCAATGGTTTTTACAACGATACATTGAGCACTTTCCAACTGGGGGTGAAATCGTTCTTTTTGACCGAAGTTGGTATAACCGAGCGATGGTAGAACCCATCTTTGGATTTTGTTCACAAGAAGAGTACGAAATTTTCATGGAAGATGTGGTGAATTTTGAACAAGACTTGGTACGACAAGGTATGATTTTGATTAAATTGTACTTCTCAGTATCTAAAGCAGAACAAAAACGAAGATTTGACCGACGAATCAATGATCCTTTACGACAATGGAAATTCTCTGAAGTAGACATGCAAGCACAAGATTTGTGGGGTGAGTTCTCAGAGAAAAAATATGAGATGTTAAAGCGAACAAACTCACGAAGTGCACCGTGGAATATTGTACGAAGTGACAACAAACACTTAGCACGACTTGAAGCGATGAAAACCATCTTAAACTCTGTTGATTATGAAGGAAGAAATTACTCGTTAGACTTTCAACCAAGAGAGGATATCAATATCTCTGTGCAACGAGAGTTGTTACAGATGAGAAAATCTCAAAACTACTAA
- a CDS encoding tetratricopeptide repeat protein encodes MQFLYPNVLFMMLIPTLLLIFLLNTKKSRLHSYFKPEILNALSAHSKGLNKTTRNYLFFIALILMIIALARPVMNEKEQKIEQETIPLIVAIDISKSMLAQDVFPSRLQLSIKKLETLISKATNHSIGVVLFGQNAFILSPVTNDFNSLKQMVEKLDFQQEASAGSNIQAMLEASNALLKNYQSKNIILLSDGGNKKDYSQELEYIKKQDIKLYTIAVATNDPTPIPTSNGYQTKEDGTIVLIQRNDAIKNLSLQNGAGFIQFSINDQDIHQILNEINQQSQKQAQSTKRFKTYTELFYYPLAFALLLLFVTFSSLPKLKRTALFCAFILCTFQPQSQASLLDFQTLNDAKEHYENKEYKASSKLYEKVVSNAQGYYNLGNSYYKQGKYEKAIENYNKVVTEKAELEAQKLHNLGNAYAKLGQLQEAKKVYEKALKLKNDEETQHNLDEVLKALKEQEQQNNQQNEQEQNQQDSNKNQEQKKKESKESSQNKKNNQEKTQEKNQNSEQKQEAQQKNQEQKNAQEQKEQAQQASQQQMQQAEISDLEERKWLKSLQNQNQKTLLRKFESSSDDEASSASSPW; translated from the coding sequence TTGCAATTTCTATACCCTAATGTACTTTTTATGATGTTAATCCCCACACTGTTACTCATCTTTTTACTCAATACGAAAAAGAGCAGACTGCACAGCTATTTTAAGCCTGAAATTCTTAATGCGTTAAGTGCTCACTCAAAAGGTTTAAATAAAACCACTCGAAACTATCTCTTTTTTATCGCACTGATTTTAATGATTATTGCCCTTGCTCGCCCAGTGATGAATGAAAAAGAGCAAAAAATAGAGCAAGAAACCATTCCTTTGATTGTTGCCATTGATATTTCCAAATCTATGTTGGCACAAGATGTCTTCCCTTCACGTTTACAATTATCCATTAAAAAGCTTGAAACCCTCATTTCTAAAGCCACCAACCACTCTATTGGAGTGGTGCTTTTTGGTCAAAATGCCTTTATACTCTCTCCTGTGACCAATGATTTTAACTCATTAAAACAGATGGTCGAAAAACTGGATTTTCAACAAGAAGCCTCAGCAGGTTCTAACATACAAGCGATGCTTGAAGCAAGCAATGCACTTTTAAAAAACTACCAAAGTAAAAACATCATTCTGCTTTCAGATGGTGGGAATAAAAAGGACTATTCACAAGAGTTAGAATACATCAAAAAGCAGGATATCAAGCTTTATACCATTGCTGTAGCAACCAATGACCCCACACCCATTCCAACTTCAAATGGATACCAAACCAAAGAGGATGGCACCATTGTCTTAATCCAAAGAAACGATGCCATTAAAAATTTGAGTTTACAAAATGGGGCAGGTTTTATACAATTTAGTATCAATGACCAAGACATCCACCAAATCTTAAATGAGATCAACCAACAATCCCAAAAACAAGCACAAAGCACCAAACGTTTTAAAACCTATACAGAGCTTTTTTATTATCCATTGGCTTTTGCTCTGTTGCTTCTGTTTGTTACTTTTTCTTCTCTGCCAAAACTAAAAAGAACCGCTTTGTTTTGTGCCTTTATATTATGTACTTTTCAGCCCCAAAGCCAAGCCTCTCTTTTGGATTTTCAAACACTCAATGACGCCAAAGAGCATTATGAAAATAAAGAGTATAAAGCCTCAAGCAAGCTTTATGAAAAAGTGGTTTCCAATGCACAAGGCTATTACAACTTAGGAAACAGTTACTACAAACAAGGCAAATATGAAAAAGCCATTGAAAACTACAATAAAGTGGTCACTGAAAAAGCAGAGCTTGAAGCACAAAAGTTGCACAATCTGGGAAATGCTTATGCCAAACTTGGACAACTGCAAGAGGCAAAAAAAGTGTATGAAAAAGCTTTAAAGCTCAAAAATGATGAAGAGACTCAACACAATTTAGATGAAGTTTTAAAAGCCCTAAAAGAGCAAGAGCAACAAAACAACCAGCAAAATGAGCAAGAACAAAACCAACAAGATTCAAATAAGAATCAAGAGCAAAAAAAGAAAGAGAGTAAAGAGTCTTCACAAAACAAAAAAAACAACCAAGAAAAGACTCAAGAAAAAAATCAAAACAGCGAACAAAAGCAAGAGGCTCAACAAAAAAACCAAGAGCAGAAAAATGCTCAAGAACAAAAAGAGCAAGCACAACAAGCTTCACAACAACAGATGCAACAAGCTGAAATATCGGATTTGGAAGAGCGAAAATGGCTTAAAAGTTTACAGAACCAAAATCAAAAAACATTATTAAGAAAGTTTGAAAGCAGCAGTGATGATGAAGCATCTTCTGCTTCATCACCTTGGTAA
- the tig gene encoding trigger factor: MEFNAQKIDAANAVVTSTIAKDVIEKNLDKVAKQASRNLNIDGFRKGKVPVAVVKARYGEKLQEDATSEALRGLFDAALKELNIANEDLIGEPNITKFDKKEDGSIDVEVKVSCKPTIDLGDYKALIPEVKTKKVTAKEVDARLEEMGKASAPIEKLKRKRAAKEGDYAVIDFEGFVDGVAFEGGKAEKYTLQLGSGSFIPGFEDQVIGMKYEEEKDVVVTFPTEYQAENLAGKEATFKVKLHELQQKGEPVIDDEFAKKMLPGEEDATVDTLKEKIKEQIKAEKTSTYYREELKPAYLDKLIEALDFALPATVVDQEVNMALNGKVRSMTEDEIKELQEDASKVDVLREELKGDAEKSVKATFIVDELSKAENVTVSDQEVTQVIYYDAMQTGRNPQETLKQYQESGYLPAIKMSMIEDKVITKLLDEKSGK; this comes from the coding sequence ATGGAATTTAATGCACAGAAAATTGATGCAGCCAATGCAGTTGTTACAAGCACAATTGCAAAAGATGTTATCGAAAAAAATCTTGACAAAGTAGCAAAACAAGCATCTAGAAACCTGAACATTGATGGTTTTAGAAAAGGAAAAGTTCCTGTTGCTGTTGTTAAAGCAAGATACGGAGAGAAATTACAAGAAGATGCAACAAGTGAAGCATTACGAGGTCTTTTTGACGCAGCTTTAAAAGAGTTAAACATTGCAAACGAAGATTTAATCGGTGAGCCAAACATCACTAAGTTTGACAAAAAAGAAGATGGTTCAATTGATGTTGAAGTAAAAGTTTCTTGTAAACCAACAATTGATTTAGGTGATTACAAAGCGTTAATTCCAGAAGTCAAAACTAAAAAAGTGACTGCTAAAGAAGTAGATGCACGACTAGAAGAGATGGGTAAAGCATCGGCACCAATTGAAAAATTAAAAAGAAAAAGAGCAGCAAAAGAGGGTGATTACGCGGTAATCGACTTTGAAGGTTTTGTTGACGGTGTCGCATTTGAAGGTGGAAAAGCTGAGAAATATACACTTCAATTAGGTTCTGGTTCATTCATTCCTGGATTTGAAGACCAAGTGATTGGTATGAAATATGAAGAGGAAAAAGATGTTGTAGTAACTTTCCCAACTGAGTACCAAGCAGAGAACTTAGCAGGTAAAGAAGCAACATTTAAAGTAAAGCTTCATGAATTACAACAAAAAGGTGAACCTGTTATTGATGACGAGTTTGCTAAAAAGATGTTACCAGGTGAAGAAGACGCTACAGTTGATACATTAAAAGAAAAAATCAAAGAGCAAATCAAAGCTGAAAAAACAAGCACGTACTACCGAGAAGAGTTAAAACCAGCATATTTAGATAAATTGATTGAGGCTTTAGATTTCGCACTTCCTGCAACTGTGGTTGACCAAGAAGTGAACATGGCATTAAACGGAAAAGTTCGTTCAATGACTGAAGATGAAATCAAAGAGCTTCAAGAAGATGCTTCTAAAGTAGATGTGTTAAGAGAAGAGTTAAAAGGTGATGCTGAAAAAAGCGTTAAAGCAACTTTCATTGTAGATGAGTTATCTAAAGCTGAAAATGTAACAGTAAGTGATCAAGAGGTTACACAAGTAATCTATTACGATGCAATGCAAACAGGTAGAAATCCACAAGAGACATTGAAACAATATCAAGAGTCTGGATATTTACCTGCAATTAAAATGTCTATGATTGAAGACAAAGTTATTACTAAATTATTAGACGAGAAGTCAGGAAAATAA